The nucleotide sequence TTGGTATGCGAGACGCCGCAGCTTGAAACGGAGTTGGTTTTGTTGAATCCTGCGGGTGGAAACAAAACCGAAATCGGCTTTGAGATGCGCAAGAACTGTGTGATGGCTTTCTTTGTTGAAAACCGTCTGGTGGGCACCTCCAGCTATTTCACTGACAGCACGGAGTAAGCATGGCAGCAGCCAAAAAGGCGCGCAAAAAAACATCCGCGAAAAAGACCCCTGTGAAAAGAAAAGCGCCCATCAAGGCTCCGGTGGTCGCTCATGGCAAAATCCAGATCGGCAAGGATGTCTGGCCGATGGAGCGTGATGTTTTGTTCCGTCCGGATCGCATGAAATACGTGCGCAAACTGATCAAACCCGACGGCTGTGTTTTTTGCCGGGCTTCGGAGGAAAAAGTCAGCTTTGATACCTTGTGCGTGTTTAAATCCAAACACTCGATGGTGGTTCTGAACAAGTTCCCTTATAACAGCGGGCATCTTTTGGTTTTGCCAAAACGCCACTGTGGGGACCTGTTGAAACTTTCTGATGAAGAATACCATGACCTGCAAAATGTCATTCGTCTGACGATGAAGGCATTGAATGACCTTTACCAGCCAGGCGGCATCAACGTGGGTTTAAACCACGGGGCTGTGGCCGGGGCGGGAATTCCTGAGCACTTGCACTATCACGTGATTCCTCGATGGACAGGGGACCTTAATTTCTTCCCGTTGATCGCTGAGACAAAGGTCTTGGTTGAAAGTCTTGAGCAGACCTACGAGAAGGTATGGAGTATTTTAAGAAAATATGAATAGAGGCGTGACTTTCCAAACAGCTCCCATGACCCCTGTGGTGAAGTGGTTGCTGATCATCAATGTGGCTATCTGGTTCGTGTTCCAAGTGATCATGGAAGGCTTCCTGCGTGTTCCTTTCACGTCCATCTTTGGCCTGTTCCCGGGCAAGGTGCTTTTCGATTTCCATATCTGGCAGCCTTTCACGTACATGTTCCTGCACTCCATGCAGGTGACCCATATCCTGTTTAACATGCTGATGCTGTGGTTCTTCGGCGCCGAGCTTGAGCAGCGCTGGGGTTCGAAGTTCTTCCTGATCTACTATTTGGTAGCAGGTGTGGGCGCGGCGATCCTTTACTGTCTGG is from Bdellovibrio bacteriovorus str. Tiberius and encodes:
- a CDS encoding HIT family protein yields the protein MAAAKKARKKTSAKKTPVKRKAPIKAPVVAHGKIQIGKDVWPMERDVLFRPDRMKYVRKLIKPDGCVFCRASEEKVSFDTLCVFKSKHSMVVLNKFPYNSGHLLVLPKRHCGDLLKLSDEEYHDLQNVIRLTMKALNDLYQPGGINVGLNHGAVAGAGIPEHLHYHVIPRWTGDLNFFPLIAETKVLVESLEQTYEKVWSILRKYE